Proteins from a single region of Callithrix jacchus isolate 240 chromosome 12, calJac240_pri, whole genome shotgun sequence:
- the RHOT2 gene encoding mitochondrial Rho GTPase 2 isoform X7, with translation MEAVLPIMSQFPEIETCVECSAKNLRNISELFYYAQKAVLHPTAPLYDPEAKQLRPACTQALTRIFRLSDQDLDQALSDEELNAFQAEILFRAPLGSAGPGGREDGGVQACGWRCVGRPADPGCAGFLFLNTLFIQRGRHETTWTILRHFGYSDALELTADYLFPPLHVPPGCSTELSHLGYQFVQRVFEKHDQDRDGALSPVELQSLFSVFPAAPWGPELARTVRTEADRLPLHGYLCQWTLVTYLDVRSCLGHLGYLGYPTLCEQDSQTRAITVTREKTLDQEKGQTQRSVLLCKVVGARGVGKSAFLQAFLGRSLRHQDPREEPPGYTIDTVQVNGQEKYLILCEVGPEGLLATSLDAACDVACLMFDGSHPETFAHCASVYKRHYMDGQTPCLFVSSKADLPEGVLPAGLSPAEFCRKHRLPAPVPFSCAGPAEPSAVIFTQLATMAAFPHLVYTELRPSSSFWLRGLLGVVGAAVAAVLSFSLYRVLVKSQ, from the exons ATGGAGGCCGTGCTTCCCATCATGAGCCAGTTTCCTGAGATAGAGACTTGTGTGGAG TGTTCAGCCAAGAACCTGAGGAACATCTCAGAGCTGTTTTACTATGCCCAGAAGGCAGTCCTGCACCCCACAGCCCCCCTCTATGACCCTGAGGCCAAGCAG TTGAGGCCCGCGTGCACCCAGGCCCTGACGCGCATCTTCAGGCTCTCAGATCAGGACCTGGACCAGGCACTCAGTGACGAGGAGCTCAACGCCTTCCAG GCAGAAATCCTGTTTCGGGCACCCCTTGGCTCCGCAGGCCCTGGAGGACGTGAAGATGGTGGTGTGCAAGCATGTGGCTGGCGGTGTGTGGGACGGCCGGCTGACCCTGGATG TGCAGGTTTCCTCTTCCTGAACACGCTCTTCATCCAGCGTGGCCGGCACGAGACTACGTGGACCATCCTGAGGCACTTTGGCTACAGTGATGCACTGGAGCTGACGGCCGACTACCTCTTTCCTCC GCTCCACGTGCCCCCCGGCTGCAGCACTGAGCTCAGCCACCTCGGCTACCAGTTTGTGCAGAGGGTGTTTGAGAAGCACGATCAG GACCGCGACGGCGCCCTCTCGCCTGTGGAGCTGCAGAGCCTCTTCAGTGTGTTCCCGGCAGCCCCCTGGGGCCCTGAGCTTGCGCGCACGGTCCGCACGGAGGCCGACCGGCTGCCTCTGCACGGATACCTCTGCCAGTGGAC TCTGGTGACCTACCTGGACGTCCGGAGCTGCCTCGGGCATCTGGGCTACCTGGGCTACCCCACCCTCTGCGAGCAAGACTCCCAGACCCGCGCCATCACAG TCACCCGTGAGAAGACACTGGACCAGGAGAAGGGACAGACGCAGCGGAGTGTCCTCCTGTGCAAGGTGGTAGGGGCCCGTGGAGTGGGCAAGTCCGCCTTCCTGCAGGCCTTCCTCGGCCGCAGCCTGAGG CACCAGGACCCCAGGGAGGAGCCTCCCGGCTACACCATCGACACGGTGCAGGTCAACGGGCAGGAGAAGTACCTGATC TTGTGTGAGGTGGGCCCAGAGGGCCTGCTGGCCACGTCGCTGGACGCCGCCTGTGACGTCGCCTGCTTGATGTTTGATGGCAGTCACCCAGAGACCTTTGCACACTGTGCCAGCGTCTATAAG CGACATTACATGGATGGGCAGACGCCCTGCCTCTTCGTCTCCTCCAAGGCGGACCTGCCCGAAGGTGTCCTGCCGGCTGGTCTGTCGCCGGCCGAGTTCTGCCGCAAGCACCGGCTGCCTGCTCCGGTGCCATTCTCCTGTGCCGGCCCAGCCGAGCCCAGCGCTGTCATCTTCACCCAGCTTGCCACCATGGCCGCCTTCCC ACACTTGGTCTACACAGAGCTgcgtccctcctcctccttctggctCCGGGGGCTGCTGGGGGTTGTCGGGGCTGCCGTGGCCGCTGTCCTCAGCTTCTCACTCTACAGGGTCCTGGTGAAGAGCCAGTGA
- the RHOT2 gene encoding mitochondrial Rho GTPase 2 isoform X8: MEAVLPIMSQFPEIETCVECSAKNLRNISELFYYAQKAVLHPTAPLYDPEAKQLRPACTQALTRIFRLSDQDLDQALSDEELNAFQKSCFGHPLAPQALEDVKMVVCKHVAGGVWDGRLTLDGFLFLNTLFIQRGRHETTWTILRHFGYSDALELTADYLFPPLHVPPGCSTELSHLGYQFVQRVFEKHDQDRDGALSPVELQSLFSVFPAAPWGPELARTVRTEADRLPLHGYLCQWTLVTYLDVRSCLGHLGYLGYPTLCEQDSQTRAITVTREKTLDQEKGQTQRSVLLCKVVGARGVGKSAFLQAFLGRSLRHQDPREEPPGYTIDTVQVNGQEKYLILCEVGPEGLLATSLDAACDVACLMFDGSHPETFAHCASVYKRHYMDGQTPCLFVSSKADLPEGVLPAGLSPAEFCRKHRLPAPVPFSCAGPAEPSAVIFTQLATMAAFPHLVYTELRPSSSFWLRGLLGVVGAAVAAVLSFSLYRVLVKSQ; encoded by the exons ATGGAGGCCGTGCTTCCCATCATGAGCCAGTTTCCTGAGATAGAGACTTGTGTGGAG TGTTCAGCCAAGAACCTGAGGAACATCTCAGAGCTGTTTTACTATGCCCAGAAGGCAGTCCTGCACCCCACAGCCCCCCTCTATGACCCTGAGGCCAAGCAG TTGAGGCCCGCGTGCACCCAGGCCCTGACGCGCATCTTCAGGCTCTCAGATCAGGACCTGGACCAGGCACTCAGTGACGAGGAGCTCAACGCCTTCCAG AAATCCTGTTTCGGGCACCCCTTGGCTCCGCAGGCCCTGGAGGACGTGAAGATGGTGGTGTGCAAGCATGTGGCTGGCGGTGTGTGGGACGGCCGGCTGACCCTGGATG GTTTCCTCTTCCTGAACACGCTCTTCATCCAGCGTGGCCGGCACGAGACTACGTGGACCATCCTGAGGCACTTTGGCTACAGTGATGCACTGGAGCTGACGGCCGACTACCTCTTTCCTCC GCTCCACGTGCCCCCCGGCTGCAGCACTGAGCTCAGCCACCTCGGCTACCAGTTTGTGCAGAGGGTGTTTGAGAAGCACGATCAG GACCGCGACGGCGCCCTCTCGCCTGTGGAGCTGCAGAGCCTCTTCAGTGTGTTCCCGGCAGCCCCCTGGGGCCCTGAGCTTGCGCGCACGGTCCGCACGGAGGCCGACCGGCTGCCTCTGCACGGATACCTCTGCCAGTGGAC TCTGGTGACCTACCTGGACGTCCGGAGCTGCCTCGGGCATCTGGGCTACCTGGGCTACCCCACCCTCTGCGAGCAAGACTCCCAGACCCGCGCCATCACAG TCACCCGTGAGAAGACACTGGACCAGGAGAAGGGACAGACGCAGCGGAGTGTCCTCCTGTGCAAGGTGGTAGGGGCCCGTGGAGTGGGCAAGTCCGCCTTCCTGCAGGCCTTCCTCGGCCGCAGCCTGAGG CACCAGGACCCCAGGGAGGAGCCTCCCGGCTACACCATCGACACGGTGCAGGTCAACGGGCAGGAGAAGTACCTGATC TTGTGTGAGGTGGGCCCAGAGGGCCTGCTGGCCACGTCGCTGGACGCCGCCTGTGACGTCGCCTGCTTGATGTTTGATGGCAGTCACCCAGAGACCTTTGCACACTGTGCCAGCGTCTATAAG CGACATTACATGGATGGGCAGACGCCCTGCCTCTTCGTCTCCTCCAAGGCGGACCTGCCCGAAGGTGTCCTGCCGGCTGGTCTGTCGCCGGCCGAGTTCTGCCGCAAGCACCGGCTGCCTGCTCCGGTGCCATTCTCCTGTGCCGGCCCAGCCGAGCCCAGCGCTGTCATCTTCACCCAGCTTGCCACCATGGCCGCCTTCCC ACACTTGGTCTACACAGAGCTgcgtccctcctcctccttctggctCCGGGGGCTGCTGGGGGTTGTCGGGGCTGCCGTGGCCGCTGTCCTCAGCTTCTCACTCTACAGGGTCCTGGTGAAGAGCCAGTGA